A window of the Gossypium hirsutum isolate 1008001.06 chromosome A05, Gossypium_hirsutum_v2.1, whole genome shotgun sequence genome harbors these coding sequences:
- the LOC107904329 gene encoding uncharacterized protein, whose amino-acid sequence MGRSSSPLGLDGDGNQNGKNNAINNNSDTNNNNNDQGFYSIRDRFPFKRNPGHSRDRIKQYSLLERPLVRNRARFNRKGLLHFPFRGIYLFYFLIFFSVFAFSVASMVMQSSITAMLFRQGGERSWRRSIREGLRFGSSLKFMPAGISRLVAEGGGLDPMRSSDRIGLRGPRLALILGNMKKNSQSLMLVTVVKSLQRLGYVFKIYALDSGEARGMWENLSSQFSFFGPEQFGHIDWSMFEGVIADSLGAKEAISSLMQEPFDTVPLIWIVQEDTLAKRLPVYEEKGLQHLVLNWKTAFTRANVILFPDFTLPMLYSMLDTGNFHVIPGSPVDVWGAESYSKTHEKQQLRKDNGFSMDDMVVLVVGSSFIYDELSWDYAVALQTIGPLLQRYTRRNDAGGSFKFIFLSGNSTDGYNDALQQVASKLGLPQGAVRHYGLDGDTNGVILMADIVLYGSSQEEQGFPPLIIRAMTFGIPVITPDFPIIKKYVVDGAHCVFFPKHDPDALLRAFSLLISNGRLSKFAETVASSGRLLAKNILASECITGYASLLVNLLYFPSDVLLPGPVSELQQASWEWNLFGKEIEHSNFDTSVDSSVVYTVEEELTKHIIDTSKNRTELQDQDALTGQDLDLVTEIENFEDYERLEMEEINERTERHLGVWDEIYRNARKSEKLRFEANERDEGELERTGQPVCIYEIYSGAGAWPFLHHGSLYRGLSLSRRARRLTSDDVDAVGRLPLLNSTYYRDLLCEVGGMFSIANRVDSIHKRPWIGFQSWQAAGRKVSLSTKAEKVLEETIQRSKGDAMYFWAHLDADGGGEGSSDSLTFWSMCDILNAGHCRTAFENAFRKMYNLPVDMEALPPMPQDEGHWSSLHSWVMPTKSFLEFVMFSRMFVDSLDALQSNSSEANMCLLGSTYLEKKQCYCRVLELLVNVWAYHSGRRMVYVEPHSGLLEEQHPVEQRKEFMWARYFNFTLLKSMDEDLAEAADDADHPRKVWLWPLTGEVHWQGIYEREREERYRLKMDKKRKTKEKLLERMRNGYRQRPLRL is encoded by the exons ATGGGCCGAAGCTCGTCTCCTCTGGGACTAGACGGCGATGGCAACCAAAATGGAAAAAACAACGCCATTAACAACAACAGCGACACCAACAACAATAACAATGATCAAGGATTCTACTCGATCCGCGATCGGTTTCCTTTCAAAAGGAATCCTGGCCATAGCCGGGACCGAATCAAACAATATTCTCTCCTCGAACGGCCTTTAGTCCGAAACCGTGCCCGGTTCAACCGGAAAGGATTATTGCACTTCCCTTTTCGAggcatttatttgttttattttttgatatttttctcTGTGTTCGCCTTTTCTGTGGCGTCAATGGTGATGCAGAGTTCGATTACGGCGATGTTGTTTAGGCAAGGAGGAGAGAGGAGTTGGAGGAGGTCTATTAGAGAAGGTTTGAGGTTCGGGAGCTCCTTGAAGTTTATGCCGGCTGGGATCTCGAGGCTGGTCGCTGAAGGCGGTGGACTTGATCCGATGAGATCATCTGACAGGATCGGACTTCGTGGCCCAAGACTTGCCCTT ATTTTGGGGAACATGAAGAAAAACTCACAATCATTGATGCTGGTGACTGTAGTAAAGAGTCTTCAAAGGCTTGGTTATGTATTTAAG ATTTATGCACTAGACAGTGGCGAAGCACGTGGAATGTGGGAGAACCTAAGTTCTCAGTTTTCATTTTTTGGTCCGGAGCAATTTGGTCATATTGATTGGTCAAT GTTTGAAGGTGTTATTGCTGATTCTCTTGGAGCAAAAGAAGCCATCTCAAG CCTTATGCAGGAGCCTTTTGATACAGTACCACTTATATGGATAGTTCAAGAAGATACTCTGGCAAAACGTCTTCCTGTCTATGAGGAGAAAGGGTTGCAGCATCTTGTTTTGAATTGGAAAACTGCTTTTACCAGGGCCAATGTTATTCTGTTCCCGGATTTTACCCTACCG ATGTTATATAGCATGCTAGACACTGGAAACTTCCATGTAATTCCTGGATCACCTGTGGATGTGTGGGGTGCAGAAAGTTACAGTAAGACCCATGAAAAGCAACAGTTAAGGAAAGACAATGGGTTTAGCATGGATGACATGGTGGTTCTAGTTGTTGGAAGTTCTTTCATCTATGATGAGTTATCGTGGGATTATGCTGTTGCGCTACAAACTATCGGACCTCTCCTCCAGAGATACACCAGGAGAAATGATGCGGGAGggtcatttaaatttattttcttgagTGGTAACTCCACTGATGGGTATAATGATGCTTTACAG CAAGTTGCATCAAAGTTAGGACTTCCCCAAGGCGCTGTTAGGCATTATGGCTTGGATGGTGATACCAATGGAGTTATATTAATGGCTGACATTGTTCTATATGGTTCTTCCCAAGAAGAACAGGGTTTTCCTCCTTTAATTATCCGAGCCATGACCTTTGGAATCCCTGTCATCACACCTGATTTTCCTATCATCAAAAAATAT GTGGTTGATGGAGCACATTGTGTTTTTTTCCCAAAACATGATCCTGATGCTTTATTGAGGGCTTTCTCGCTTCTGATTTCGAATGGCAGACTATCTAAATTTGCTGAAACAGTTGCTTCTTCTGGAAGACTGCTTGCTAAGAATATTTTAGCATCTGAATGCATAACTGGTTATGCAAGCCTTCTGGTGAATTTACTCTATTTCCCATCAGATGTTTTGCTGCCAGGTCCTGTTTCTGAACTTCAGCAGGCATCCTGGGAGTGGAACCTTTTCGGGAAGGAAATAGAACACAGTAATTTTGATACTTCTGTAGATTCTAGTGTTGTTTATACCGTTGAGGAGGAATTGACCAAACACATTATTGATACGTCTAAGAATAGGACTGAGCTTCAGGATCAGGATGCCCTTACTGGACAAGACCTGGACCTTGTGACAGAAATAGAGAACTTTGAAGATTATGAAAGACTTGAAATGGAGGAG ATTAATGAAAGAACGGAGAGACATCTTGGTGTATGGGATGAGATATATCGAAATGCTCGGAAATCTGAGAAGCTGAGGTTTGAGGCCAACGAAAGAGATGAAGGAGAGCTAGAAAGGACAGGTCAACCTGTATGCATATATGAGATCTATAGTGGAGCTGGGGCCTGGCCATTCTTGCACCATGGATCGTTGTACCGTGGGCTAAGTCTT TCTAGAAGAGCAAGGAGGTTGACATCAGATGATGTGGATGCAGTTGGCCGACTTCCGCTTTTGAATAGCACTTACTATAGGGATTTATTATGTGAAGTTGGAGGAATGTTCTCTATTGCAAATAGGGTGGATAGCATTCACAAGAGACCTTGGATTGGTTTTCAATCATGGCAAGCTGCTGGTAGGAAG GTTTCATTGTCCACAAAAGCTGAAAAAGTTCTAGAAGAAACAATACAAAGAAGTAAAGGAGATGCAATGTACTTTTGGGCACACCTTGACGCTGATGGTGGAGGTGAAGGAAGCAGTGATTCACTCACATTTTGGTCGATGTGTGACATATTAAATGCTGGACACTGCAG AACTGCTTTTGAAAATGCCTTCCGCAAGATGTATAACTTGCCAGTGGATATGGAAGCTCTTCCTCCCATGCCCCAAGATGAAGGTCACTGGTCTTCCTTGCACAGCTGGGTGATGCCAACCAAGTCCTTTTTGGAGTTTGTTATGTTTTCACG GATGTTTGTTGATTCTCTCGATGCCTTGCAGTCCAATTCTAGTGAGGCTAATATGTGTTTGTTGGGTTCCACATATCTTGAG AAAAAACAATGTTACTGTCGGGTACTGGAACTCTTGGTCAATGTTTGGGCTTACCATAGTGGGCGGAGGATGGTCTACGTTGAGCCACACTCTGGTTTGCTTGAAGAGCAACATCCAGTTGAACAACGGAAAGAATTTATGTGGGCTAGATACTTTAACTTCACATTATTGAAGTCCATGGATGAAGATCTAGCTGAGGCTGCAGACGATGCTGACCATCCGAGGAAGGTGTGGTTGTGGCCATTGACCGGGGAAGTGCATTGGCAAGGAATTTATGAGAGGGAGAGAGAAGAAAGATAccggttgaagatggacaaaaagaGGAAAACTAAAGAGAAATTATTGGAAAGGATGAGGAATGGGTATAGGCAGAGACCACTTCGATTATAG